One region of Trinickia violacea genomic DNA includes:
- a CDS encoding DHA2 family efflux MFS transporter permease subunit, with translation MAQAQAPHPPLQGMQLVIGTIAVSLAVFMNVLDTSIANVAIPTISGDLGVSADQGTWVITSFAVANAISVPLTGWLTDRIGQVRLFLASIVLFVVSSWMCGLAPTLPLLLLSRVIQGAVAGPMIPLSQALLLGAYPREKAPIALSMWAMTTLIAPVAGPILGGWISDNISWPWIFYVNIPVGIAAAAATWAIFRKRESVVKKAPIDGVGLGLLIIWVGSLQIMLDKGKDLDWFSSTTIVVLALTAVIGFAFFVVWELTADHPVVDLSLFARRNFTGGTVALSIGYGLYFGNLVLLPLWLQTDIGYTATDAGLVMAPVGLFAILLSPVTGKFLPRTDPRYISTASFCTFALCFWMRSRYTTGVDTWALTLPTLIQGIAMAGFFIPLVSITLSGLHGSRIPAASGLSNFVRIMCGGIGTSIFQTAWDHRTILHHAQLTEQANAYNPVFAQQMTGMGSVGLDQAQSYGLFNNMATQQAAQLGVNDLFYLSSAIFIALIALIWITKPERAGGADAGAAASAAH, from the coding sequence ATGGCTCAAGCTCAAGCCCCTCACCCGCCGCTGCAAGGCATGCAGCTGGTGATCGGCACCATCGCCGTGTCGCTCGCGGTGTTCATGAACGTGCTCGACACGTCGATTGCGAACGTCGCGATTCCGACGATCTCCGGCGACCTCGGCGTCTCGGCCGACCAGGGCACCTGGGTCATCACGTCGTTCGCGGTCGCCAACGCGATCTCGGTGCCGCTCACCGGCTGGCTCACCGACCGCATCGGCCAGGTGCGCCTGTTCCTCGCGTCGATCGTGCTGTTCGTGGTGTCGTCGTGGATGTGCGGCCTCGCGCCGACGCTGCCGCTGCTGCTCCTGTCGCGCGTGATTCAAGGCGCGGTCGCCGGGCCGATGATCCCGCTCTCGCAAGCGCTGCTGCTCGGCGCCTATCCGCGCGAGAAAGCGCCGATCGCGCTCTCGATGTGGGCCATGACGACGCTGATCGCGCCGGTCGCCGGACCGATTCTCGGTGGCTGGATCTCCGACAACATCTCGTGGCCGTGGATCTTCTACGTCAACATTCCGGTCGGCATCGCCGCGGCGGCGGCGACCTGGGCGATCTTCCGCAAGCGCGAATCCGTCGTTAAAAAGGCGCCGATCGACGGCGTCGGCCTCGGGCTCCTCATTATCTGGGTCGGCTCGCTGCAGATCATGCTCGACAAAGGCAAGGATCTCGACTGGTTCTCGTCGACGACGATCGTCGTGCTCGCGCTGACCGCAGTCATCGGCTTCGCATTCTTCGTCGTTTGGGAACTGACGGCCGATCACCCGGTGGTCGACCTATCGCTCTTTGCGCGGCGCAACTTTACGGGCGGGACGGTTGCGCTATCGATCGGCTATGGGCTCTACTTCGGCAACCTCGTGCTGCTGCCGCTGTGGCTGCAAACCGATATCGGCTATACGGCCACCGACGCCGGCCTCGTGATGGCGCCCGTCGGCCTGTTCGCCATCTTGCTCTCGCCGGTGACAGGCAAGTTCCTGCCGCGCACCGACCCGCGCTACATCTCGACGGCCTCGTTCTGCACCTTCGCGCTGTGTTTCTGGATGCGCTCGCGCTACACGACGGGCGTCGACACCTGGGCGCTCACGTTGCCGACGCTGATCCAGGGCATCGCGATGGCGGGCTTCTTCATTCCGCTTGTGTCGATCACGCTGTCGGGCCTGCACGGCAGCCGGATTCCGGCCGCGTCGGGTTTGTCGAACTTCGTGCGGATCATGTGCGGCGGCATCGGCACGTCGATCTTCCAGACCGCGTGGGACCATCGCACGATCCTGCATCACGCGCAGCTCACCGAGCAAGCGAACGCGTACAACCCCGTGTTCGCGCAGCAGATGACGGGAATGGGCTCAGTTGGGCTCGATCAGGCGCAAAGCTATGGGCTCTTCAACAACATGGCGACGCAGCAGGCCGCGCAGCTTGGCGTGAACGACTTGTTCTATTTGTCGTCGGCGATCTTTATCGCGCTGATCGCGCTCATCTGGATCACGAAGCCCGAGCGGGCCGGTGGCGCGGATGCGGGAGCGGCGGCGTCGGCGGCGCACTAA
- the nusA gene encoding transcription termination factor NusA → MSREVLMLVDALAREKNVNKDVVFAALEAALASATKKLFDEDVDIRVHIDRESGEHETYRRWRVVPDEAGLQEPDQEILLFEAREQQPEAQIDDYIEDPVPSIEFGRIGAQAAKQVILQKVRDAEREQILNDFLERGEKIMTGTVKRLDKGNFVVESGRVEALLRRDQLIPKENLRVGDRVRAYIAKVDRTARGPQIELSRTAPEFLMKLFEMEVPEIEQGLLEIKAAARDPGVRAKIGVIAYDKRIDPIGTCVGIRGSRVQAVRNELGGENVDIVLWSEDPAQFVIGALAPAAVQSIVVDEEKHSMDVVVDENELAVAIGRSGQNVRLASELTGWQINIMTPDESAQKQNQERGELRDLFMARLDVDEEVADILIDEGFTSLEEIAYVPLNEMLEIEAFDEDTVHELRNRARDALLTMAIANEEKVENVALDLKSLDGMDADLLAKLAEHQIQTRDDLAELAVDELVEMTGMDEEAAKTLIMKAREHWFQ, encoded by the coding sequence ATGAGTCGCGAAGTGTTGATGCTGGTGGATGCGCTGGCACGCGAAAAGAACGTCAATAAGGATGTGGTGTTCGCTGCGCTCGAAGCGGCTCTCGCCTCGGCCACCAAGAAGCTCTTCGACGAAGACGTGGATATTCGGGTCCATATCGACCGGGAAAGCGGCGAGCACGAAACGTATCGCCGCTGGCGCGTCGTGCCGGACGAAGCGGGCCTGCAGGAGCCGGATCAGGAAATCCTCCTGTTCGAAGCACGCGAGCAGCAGCCGGAAGCGCAAATCGACGACTACATCGAAGATCCGGTGCCGTCGATCGAATTCGGCCGCATCGGCGCGCAGGCCGCCAAGCAGGTGATCCTGCAGAAGGTGCGCGATGCCGAGCGCGAGCAGATCCTGAACGACTTCCTCGAGCGCGGCGAAAAGATCATGACCGGCACGGTCAAGCGTCTCGACAAGGGCAACTTCGTCGTCGAATCGGGCCGCGTTGAAGCGCTTTTGCGCCGCGACCAGCTGATTCCGAAGGAAAACCTGCGCGTGGGCGACCGCGTGCGCGCCTATATCGCGAAGGTCGATCGCACCGCACGCGGTCCGCAGATCGAGCTGTCGCGCACGGCGCCCGAGTTCCTGATGAAGCTGTTCGAAATGGAAGTGCCCGAGATCGAGCAGGGCCTGCTCGAGATCAAGGCGGCGGCGCGCGACCCTGGCGTGCGCGCGAAGATCGGCGTGATCGCCTATGACAAGCGCATCGATCCGATCGGCACTTGCGTCGGCATCCGCGGCTCGCGCGTGCAGGCTGTGCGCAATGAGCTCGGTGGCGAAAACGTCGACATCGTGCTATGGTCGGAGGATCCCGCCCAGTTCGTCATCGGCGCGCTCGCGCCGGCAGCCGTCCAGTCGATCGTCGTCGATGAAGAAAAGCATTCGATGGACGTCGTCGTCGACGAAAACGAGCTGGCGGTCGCGATTGGCCGCAGCGGCCAGAACGTGCGTCTTGCCAGCGAACTCACCGGCTGGCAGATCAACATCATGACGCCGGACGAGTCCGCGCAGAAGCAGAATCAGGAGCGCGGCGAGCTGCGCGACCTGTTCATGGCGCGTCTCGACGTCGACGAAGAAGTCGCCGACATCCTGATCGACGAAGGCTTTACGAGTCTCGAAGAGATCGCCTACGTGCCGCTCAACGAGATGCTCGAAATCGAAGCGTTCGACGAAGACACCGTTCACGAACTGCGCAACCGCGCGCGCGATGCATTGCTCACGATGGCGATCGCGAACGAAGAAAAGGTCGAAAATGTCGCCCTTGATCTGAAGAGCCTGGATGGCATGGATGCCGACTTGCTCGCCAAGCTGGCCGAGCACCAGATTCAGACACGCGACGACCTTGCCGAGCTTGCGGTCGACGAGCTGGTCGAGATGACGGGAATGGACGAGGAAGCCGCGAAGACGCTGATCATGAAAGCACGAGAACACTGGTTCCAATGA
- the rimP gene encoding ribosome maturation factor RimP, translating into MQLTELIETTVVGLGYELVDLERTGRGMLCVYIDQPSGIAIEDCEKVTRQLQHVLTVENIDYERLEVSSPGLDRPLKKLADFERFAGSEAVITLKKPLDGRKSYRGILHAPNGEAIGLEFEGKEGAAMLDFTLADIDKARLVPHVDFRSRKQ; encoded by the coding sequence GTGCAACTGACGGAACTGATAGAAACCACGGTCGTAGGTCTGGGCTACGAGCTGGTCGATCTCGAACGCACCGGGCGCGGCATGCTCTGCGTCTATATTGACCAGCCGTCCGGCATCGCGATTGAAGACTGCGAAAAAGTTACGCGTCAGCTCCAGCACGTTCTGACAGTCGAAAATATCGATTACGAGCGGCTCGAAGTATCGTCGCCGGGACTCGATCGTCCGCTGAAGAAACTCGCGGATTTCGAACGCTTCGCGGGCAGCGAGGCCGTCATTACATTGAAGAAGCCATTGGACGGGCGTAAATCGTACCGGGGCATTCTGCATGCGCCGAACGGCGAAGCGATTGGTTTGGAATTTGAAGGGAAGGAAGGCGCCGCGATGCTCGATTTCACGCTCGCGGATATCGATAAGGCGCGCCTCGTCCCGCACGTTGACTTTAGGAGCCGCAAACAATGA
- a CDS encoding HlyD family secretion protein, which translates to MSETQQAATSVQQPKSNGKRKRMMTLLVIVILIAAVAYGLYYFLDARFHEDTDDAYVNGNVVQITPQVTGTVIAVNADDTQTVKEGAPLVVLDGADARITLQQAEANLGQTVRQVRGLFVDDNQYEAQVALRQSDLSKAQDDLHRRMQVAQTGAVSQEEISHARDAVRAAQASLDAAQQQLASNRALTANTTIATHPNVMAAAAKVRDAYLAYARNTLPAPVTGYVAKRSVQVGQRVSPGTPLMAIVPLNAVWVDANFKEVQLKHMRIGQPVEMTADVYGSSVTYHGTVIGFSAGTGSAFSLLPAQNATGNWIKVVQRLPVRVSLDPQELAKHPLRIGLSMNVDVNIKQDGGQLGEAPNTVYSTDVFAKYGDQADAEIARIIAANAGQNVGLQQQKAGSAHAAANGASHG; encoded by the coding sequence ACTTCCTCGACGCGCGCTTCCACGAGGACACCGACGACGCCTACGTAAACGGCAACGTCGTGCAGATCACGCCGCAAGTCACGGGCACCGTCATCGCGGTCAACGCCGACGACACGCAGACCGTCAAGGAAGGCGCCCCCCTCGTCGTGCTCGACGGCGCCGATGCGCGCATCACGCTGCAGCAGGCCGAGGCGAATCTCGGGCAGACGGTGCGCCAGGTGCGCGGCCTCTTCGTCGACGACAACCAATATGAAGCGCAAGTCGCGCTGCGCCAGTCGGATCTCTCCAAAGCTCAGGACGACCTGCACCGCCGGATGCAGGTCGCGCAGACGGGCGCCGTGTCGCAAGAAGAAATCTCGCACGCGCGCGATGCCGTGAGGGCCGCGCAGGCCTCGCTCGACGCCGCCCAGCAGCAGCTCGCGTCGAACCGCGCGCTGACCGCCAACACGACGATCGCGACGCACCCGAACGTGATGGCCGCAGCCGCGAAGGTCCGCGACGCCTACCTCGCCTACGCCCGCAACACGCTGCCGGCGCCGGTCACGGGCTATGTGGCGAAGCGCTCGGTTCAGGTTGGCCAGCGCGTGTCGCCGGGCACGCCGCTGATGGCGATCGTGCCGCTGAACGCCGTGTGGGTCGACGCGAACTTCAAGGAAGTGCAGTTGAAGCACATGCGGATCGGCCAGCCGGTGGAGATGACCGCTGACGTGTATGGCTCGTCGGTCACGTACCACGGCACGGTGATCGGCTTCTCGGCGGGCACGGGCTCTGCCTTCTCGCTGTTGCCCGCGCAAAACGCGACGGGCAACTGGATCAAGGTCGTGCAGCGCTTGCCGGTGCGCGTCTCGCTCGATCCGCAGGAGCTCGCGAAGCACCCGCTGCGTATCGGTCTCTCGATGAATGTCGACGTGAACATCAAGCAGGACGGCGGCCAGCTCGGCGAAGCGCCGAACACCGTCTATTCGACCGACGTGTTCGCGAAGTACGGCGATCAGGCCGATGCCGAAATCGCGCGCATCATCGCGGCGAACGCCGGTCAGAACGTAGGCTTGCAGCAACAGAAGGCGGGGTCCGCCCATGCGGCGGCAAACGGCGCGTCGCACGGCTAA
- the infB gene encoding translation initiation factor IF-2 yields the protein MASNNVAQFAAELKMPAGVLLEQLQAAGVQKASEDDVLSETDKSRLLDHLRKSHGSADADKRKITLTKRHTSEIKQSDATGKARTIQVEVRKKRVFVKRDETAEQGVEASNHAAEAEEADLQRREEEARREAELLEKQAQELKERQERLALEESERQAREQAAEAERRRQEEEAAKKRAAAVAEATAREQAEAAAERSAAVDEERAAAERAAQREAAKKAEDAARVAAETARAEQEEISKRRAAAEAEARAIREMMNTPRKAQVKAPEPAPVAKAAEAPAAAKAAEAKGTLHKPARPAGEGASRPAKKAAPAAAPAATPSSAPAAGDKKKPGAGKGGWQDDAAKRRGIKTRGDSSGGVDRGWRGGPKGRGKHQEATSFQAPTEPIVREVHVPETVTVADLAHKMSVKASEVIKVMMKLGQMVTINQVLDQETAMIVVEELGHHAVAAKLDDPEALLVEGEATDAEQLPRPPVVTVMGHVDHGKTSLLDYIRRAKVAAGEAGGITQHIGAYHVDTPRGVITFLDTPGHEAFTAMRARGAKATDIVILVVAADDGVMPQTKEAIAHAKAGGVPIVVAINKIDKPEANPERVKQELVAEGVVPEEYGGDSPFVPVSAKTGSGIDDLLENVLLQAEVLELKAPVEAPAKGIVIEAKLDKGKGPVATILVQSGSLSRGDVVLAGSAYGRVRAMLDETGKATKSAGPSIPVEIQGLSEVPAAGEEVIVLPDERKAREIALFRQGKFRDVKLAKQQAAKLESMLEQMGEGEVQTLPLIVKADVQGSQEALVQSLLKLSTDEVRVQVVHGAVGGISENDVNLATASKAVIIGFNTRADAQARKLAEANGVDIRYYNIIYDAVDEVKAAMSGMLAPEKREVVTGMVEVRQVFKVPKVGSVAGCMVTDGVVKRSSSVRVLRNNVVIHTGELDSLKRFKDDVKEVRQGFECGMSIKNFNDIVEGDQFEVFEVTEVARTL from the coding sequence ATGGCGAGTAACAACGTAGCCCAATTTGCCGCGGAACTCAAAATGCCTGCTGGCGTGCTGCTCGAGCAGCTCCAGGCGGCCGGCGTACAGAAAGCGAGCGAAGACGATGTCTTGTCCGAGACGGACAAGTCGCGTCTGCTTGACCACTTGCGCAAGTCGCACGGTTCGGCCGACGCGGACAAGCGCAAGATCACGCTGACCAAACGGCACACGTCGGAGATCAAGCAGTCCGACGCGACGGGCAAGGCTCGCACCATTCAAGTCGAGGTGCGCAAGAAGCGCGTGTTCGTCAAGCGCGACGAAACCGCGGAACAGGGCGTGGAAGCATCGAATCATGCAGCCGAGGCCGAAGAGGCCGACCTTCAGCGCCGCGAGGAAGAAGCGCGCCGCGAGGCCGAGCTGCTCGAGAAGCAGGCGCAGGAGCTGAAAGAGCGTCAGGAACGCCTCGCGCTAGAAGAGTCCGAGCGCCAGGCCCGCGAGCAGGCGGCGGAAGCCGAGCGTCGCCGTCAGGAAGAAGAAGCCGCGAAGAAGCGCGCGGCGGCGGTTGCCGAAGCGACAGCGCGCGAACAGGCCGAGGCCGCAGCGGAACGCTCGGCTGCCGTGGACGAAGAGCGCGCGGCAGCGGAACGCGCGGCACAACGCGAAGCGGCGAAGAAGGCTGAAGACGCGGCTCGCGTCGCAGCGGAAACGGCGCGCGCCGAGCAGGAAGAAATCAGCAAGCGCCGTGCGGCGGCCGAAGCCGAAGCGCGTGCGATTCGCGAAATGATGAACACGCCGCGCAAGGCGCAGGTCAAGGCGCCTGAGCCCGCACCGGTTGCCAAGGCTGCGGAAGCGCCGGCGGCTGCGAAGGCCGCGGAAGCCAAGGGCACGCTGCACAAGCCGGCGCGTCCGGCAGGTGAGGGTGCCTCGCGTCCGGCCAAGAAGGCTGCGCCGGCGGCCGCGCCGGCTGCCACGCCATCGTCGGCTCCGGCGGCTGGCGACAAGAAGAAGCCGGGCGCGGGCAAGGGCGGCTGGCAGGACGACGCTGCGAAGCGTCGCGGCATCAAGACGCGCGGCGACTCGAGCGGCGGCGTCGATCGCGGTTGGCGCGGCGGCCCGAAGGGACGCGGCAAGCATCAGGAAGCGACGTCGTTCCAGGCTCCGACCGAGCCGATCGTGCGCGAAGTGCACGTGCCGGAAACGGTGACGGTCGCCGATCTGGCGCACAAAATGTCGGTCAAGGCTTCGGAAGTCATCAAGGTGATGATGAAGCTCGGCCAAATGGTCACGATCAACCAGGTGCTCGACCAGGAAACGGCGATGATCGTCGTCGAGGAACTGGGGCACCATGCCGTCGCGGCGAAGCTCGACGATCCGGAAGCGCTGCTCGTCGAAGGCGAAGCGACCGACGCTGAGCAACTGCCGCGTCCGCCTGTCGTCACGGTGATGGGCCACGTCGACCACGGCAAGACCTCGCTGCTCGACTACATCCGCCGCGCGAAGGTTGCCGCGGGCGAAGCGGGCGGCATTACGCAGCACATCGGCGCGTACCACGTCGACACGCCGCGCGGCGTCATCACGTTCCTCGATACGCCGGGTCACGAGGCGTTCACGGCCATGCGTGCGCGCGGTGCGAAGGCGACCGATATCGTGATTCTCGTGGTCGCAGCCGACGACGGCGTGATGCCGCAGACGAAGGAAGCGATCGCCCACGCGAAGGCGGGTGGCGTGCCGATCGTCGTCGCGATCAACAAGATCGATAAGCCGGAAGCGAACCCCGAGCGCGTGAAGCAGGAACTCGTCGCCGAGGGCGTCGTGCCGGAAGAGTACGGCGGCGATTCGCCGTTCGTGCCGGTGTCGGCGAAAACGGGCTCGGGCATCGACGATCTGCTCGAAAACGTCCTGCTGCAAGCCGAAGTGCTGGAACTGAAAGCACCGGTCGAAGCGCCGGCCAAGGGTATCGTGATCGAAGCGAAGCTCGACAAGGGCAAGGGTCCGGTTGCGACGATCCTCGTGCAGTCGGGCTCGCTTTCGCGCGGCGACGTCGTGCTCGCCGGCAGCGCTTACGGCCGCGTCCGCGCGATGCTCGACGAAACCGGCAAGGCGACGAAGTCCGCAGGGCCGTCGATTCCGGTCGAAATTCAAGGTCTGTCGGAAGTGCCGGCGGCGGGCGAAGAAGTCATCGTGTTGCCGGACGAGCGCAAGGCGCGCGAAATCGCGCTGTTCCGTCAAGGCAAGTTCCGCGACGTCAAACTCGCGAAGCAGCAGGCTGCGAAGCTCGAAAGCATGCTCGAGCAGATGGGCGAAGGCGAAGTGCAGACCTTGCCGCTCATCGTCAAGGCCGACGTGCAGGGCTCGCAGGAAGCGCTGGTGCAGTCGCTGCTCAAGCTGTCGACGGACGAAGTGCGCGTGCAGGTCGTGCATGGCGCGGTCGGCGGGATCAGCGAAAACGACGTCAACCTGGCCACGGCTTCGAAGGCGGTCATCATCGGCTTCAACACGCGTGCCGATGCGCAGGCCCGCAAGCTCGCGGAAGCGAACGGCGTCGATATCCGCTACTACAACATCATCTACGACGCAGTGGATGAGGTGAAGGCAGCGATGTCGGGCATGCTCGCGCCGGAGAAGCGCGAAGTCGTGACCGGCATGGTCGAGGTGCGCCAAGTCTTCAAGGTGCCGAAGGTCGGCAGCGTGGCGGGCTGTATGGTGACGGACGGCGTCGTGAAGCGTTCGTCGTCGGTGCGCGTGCTGCGCAACAACGTCGTGATCCATACCGGCGAGCTCGATTCGCTCAAGCGCTTCAAGGACGACGTCAAGGAAGTGCGCCAGGGCTTCGAGTGCGGTATGTCGATCAAGAACTTCAACGATATCGTCGAAGGCGATCAGTTCGAGGTGTTCGAAGTCACGGAAGTCGCGCGTACGCTGTAA
- the truB gene encoding tRNA pseudouridine(55) synthase TruB has protein sequence MTQTQRPRVPRRALDGVLLLDKPVGLSSNDALMRAKRLYTAKKAGHTGTLDPLASGLLPLCFGEATKFSQDLLDADKTYEATMRLGIRTTTGDAEGEALETRAVNCDLAAIEAALAQFRGDIVQVPPMYSALKRDGKPLYEYARAGQTVEREGRNVTIHALELLACTLPDVTFRVTCSKGTYVRTLAEDIGEALGCGAHLVALRRTGVGSLTLEHSVTLDALSDAGQGERDAWLQPVDALLSTFPSVELDAEATRRFLHGQRLRLAELPAIDAQQGSRVRVYGDGGRLLGVAKAADGVLAPERLVVTAEAS, from the coding sequence ATGACTCAGACCCAACGCCCCCGCGTGCCGCGCCGCGCGCTCGACGGCGTGTTGCTGCTCGACAAGCCGGTTGGCCTGTCGAGCAACGACGCGCTGATGCGCGCCAAGCGCCTCTATACCGCGAAGAAGGCCGGTCACACCGGCACGCTCGATCCGCTTGCATCGGGCCTTTTGCCGCTGTGCTTCGGCGAAGCGACCAAGTTTTCGCAAGATTTGCTCGACGCCGACAAGACCTACGAGGCGACGATGCGCCTCGGCATTCGCACGACGACGGGCGATGCGGAAGGCGAAGCGCTCGAAACGCGCGCCGTGAATTGCGACCTCGCCGCGATCGAGGCCGCGTTGGCGCAATTTCGCGGCGACATCGTTCAGGTGCCGCCGATGTATTCGGCGCTCAAGCGCGACGGCAAGCCGCTCTATGAATATGCGCGCGCAGGGCAGACGGTCGAGCGGGAAGGGCGCAATGTGACGATTCATGCGCTCGAATTGCTCGCGTGTACGCTGCCCGATGTGACGTTTCGCGTGACATGCAGCAAGGGCACCTATGTGCGCACGCTCGCCGAGGATATCGGCGAGGCGCTCGGCTGCGGCGCGCATCTGGTAGCGCTGCGCCGTACGGGTGTCGGCTCGCTGACGCTCGAGCACTCGGTGACGCTCGATGCGCTTTCCGATGCCGGGCAAGGCGAGCGCGATGCGTGGCTGCAGCCGGTTGATGCGTTGCTGTCGACGTTTCCGTCAGTCGAACTCGACGCCGAGGCGACACGTCGATTTCTGCACGGACAGCGTTTGCGTCTCGCGGAATTGCCGGCGATCGATGCCCAGCAGGGTTCGAGAGTGCGCGTCTATGGAGACGGCGGCAGGCTGCTGGGTGTCGCGAAGGCGGCGGATGGCGTGCTTGCGCCGGAGCGGCTTGTCGTGACCGCCGAAGCTTCTTAG
- the rbfA gene encoding 30S ribosome-binding factor RbfA — protein MPKKRSTPNRNVQIADQIQRDLSELIMREVKDPRIGLVTIQSVELTPDYAHAKVYFTTLTGDAQATQTALNHAAGHLHNLLFKRLHIHTVPTLHFHYDKTIEKAVEMSRLIDEANATRAKDD, from the coding sequence ATGCCGAAAAAACGCAGTACCCCGAACCGCAACGTCCAGATCGCCGATCAGATTCAGCGCGATCTGTCCGAACTCATCATGCGCGAGGTCAAAGACCCGCGCATCGGTCTCGTCACGATCCAGAGCGTCGAGCTGACGCCTGACTACGCGCATGCGAAGGTGTACTTCACGACGCTGACCGGCGACGCGCAGGCGACGCAGACCGCGCTCAACCATGCGGCCGGCCATTTGCACAACCTGCTGTTCAAGCGCCTGCACATCCATACGGTGCCGACGCTGCATTTCCACTACGACAAGACGATCGAGAAGGCCGTCGAGATGTCGCGCCTCATCGACGAAGCGAACGCGACGCGAGCAAAAGACGACTGA
- the rluB gene encoding 23S rRNA pseudouridine(2605) synthase RluB, protein MTTTHDTDSSESAHAVEAARRDDAQEHQASSGETERAAPGSEAGDEERPRRGLRRGPRSLIARRRAAAKTKGAENAPAQPAGAVTEAPPDGEVAAQVRAPRKEAGAKGPRKQAGAKREGGRQSKRTEAPSAEAGAPAQDDLFSYVTSPAFDADNSSTGGVRAPMLRRGRQEAPKRILSPDDDAPKLHKVLAEAGMGSRREMEELIVAGRVSVNGEPAHIGQRIMPTDQVRINGKPVKRKLQTKPPRVLLYHKPTGEIVSHADPEGRPSVFDKLPPMKTAKWLAVGRLDFNTEGLLMLTTSGDLANRFMHPRYSVEREYAVRVVGELTEGSRQKLLHGVELEDGPANFLRIRDGGGEGTNHWYHVALAEGRNREVRRMFEAVGLMVSRLIRTRHGPILLPRGLKRGRWEELEDNQVRSLMASVGLKAPTEEKGGRNAASERRQPDPMQTSMGFISREPVLTAHGRFDQPQRGGGRRGAAGGGFGGGQGGFGGGSGSGGAGSGGYGNRSGGSRGQNAGGGRRDVDGNRAPTGPGKRASGGNANGNRAQGGNRGANGNRAGGGANTGGAGGSGGNRGGQRPAARNRSRGR, encoded by the coding sequence TTGACTACTACCCACGACACTGATTCGTCCGAATCCGCGCATGCTGTCGAGGCTGCGCGCCGCGACGACGCGCAAGAGCACCAGGCGTCGTCCGGCGAGACCGAGCGCGCTGCACCTGGCTCGGAAGCGGGCGACGAAGAACGGCCGCGCCGCGGTCTGCGACGCGGTCCGCGCAGTCTGATCGCGCGCCGCCGCGCGGCGGCAAAAACGAAGGGCGCGGAAAATGCGCCCGCTCAGCCCGCGGGCGCAGTAACCGAGGCTCCGCCGGACGGCGAGGTCGCCGCCCAGGTGCGCGCGCCGCGCAAGGAAGCGGGCGCAAAGGGCCCCCGCAAGCAAGCCGGCGCCAAGCGCGAAGGTGGCCGCCAGAGCAAGCGCACCGAAGCTCCATCGGCCGAAGCGGGCGCCCCCGCCCAGGACGACCTGTTCTCCTACGTGACGTCGCCGGCTTTCGATGCCGACAATAGCAGCACCGGCGGCGTGCGCGCGCCGATGCTGCGCCGCGGCCGCCAGGAGGCGCCGAAGCGCATCCTATCTCCGGACGACGACGCGCCGAAACTGCACAAGGTGCTCGCCGAAGCGGGCATGGGCTCGCGCCGCGAGATGGAAGAGCTGATCGTGGCCGGCCGCGTGTCGGTGAACGGCGAGCCGGCGCACATCGGCCAGCGCATCATGCCGACCGACCAGGTCCGCATCAACGGCAAGCCGGTCAAGCGCAAGCTGCAGACAAAGCCGCCGCGCGTCTTGCTGTACCACAAACCCACGGGTGAGATCGTCAGCCACGCGGACCCGGAAGGGCGCCCGTCGGTGTTCGACAAGCTTCCGCCGATGAAGACGGCCAAGTGGCTGGCGGTGGGCCGCCTCGACTTCAACACCGAAGGCCTGTTGATGCTGACGACTTCGGGCGATCTCGCGAACCGCTTCATGCATCCGCGCTATAGCGTGGAGCGCGAATACGCGGTGCGCGTGGTCGGCGAGCTGACCGAAGGCTCGCGGCAGAAGCTCTTGCACGGCGTCGAGCTCGAAGACGGCCCGGCGAACTTCCTGCGCATTCGCGACGGCGGCGGCGAGGGCACGAATCACTGGTATCACGTTGCGCTTGCCGAAGGGCGCAATCGTGAAGTGCGGCGCATGTTCGAGGCGGTCGGCCTGATGGTGAGCCGTCTGATCCGTACGCGTCATGGCCCGATCCTGTTGCCGCGCGGCTTGAAGCGCGGCCGCTGGGAAGAGCTCGAGGACAATCAGGTGCGCAGTCTGATGGCATCGGTGGGGCTGAAGGCGCCGACCGAAGAGAAGGGCGGGCGCAATGCGGCGTCCGAACGCCGTCAGCCGGATCCGATGCAGACGTCGATGGGATTCATCAGCCGCGAGCCGGTGCTGACCGCTCATGGCCGCTTCGACCAGCCCCAGCGTGGCGGCGGCCGGCGCGGCGCCGCGGGTGGCGGGTTCGGCGGCGGGCAGGGTGGCTTCGGCGGTGGCAGCGGTAGCGGCGGCGCGGGTTCCGGCGGTTACGGCAATCGCAGTGGCGGTAGCCGTGGGCAGAACGCGGGCGGCGGCCGACGCGACGTCGACGGCAATCGTGCGCCGACCGGGCCGGGCAAGCGCGCATCGGGCGGCAACGCCAACGGCAATCGCGCGCAGGGCGGCAACCGCGGCGCGAACGGCAACCGGGCGGGCGGCGGCGCAAACACGGGCGGCGCGGGCGGTAGCGGCGGCAATCGCGGCGGTCAGCGACCGGCGGCGCGCAACCGTTCGCGCGGGCGGTAA